The proteins below come from a single Corvus cornix cornix isolate S_Up_H32 chromosome 23, ASM73873v5, whole genome shotgun sequence genomic window:
- the LOC104683624 gene encoding speckle-type POZ protein, with product MSRVPSPPPPAEMSSGPVAESWCYTQIKVVKFSYMWTINNFSFCREEMGEVIKSSTFSSGANDKLKWCLRVNPKGLDEESKDYLSLYLLLVSCPKSEVRAKFKFSILNAKGEETKAMESQRAYRFVQGKDWGFKKFIRRDFLLDEANGLLPDDKLTLFCEVSVVQDSVNISGQNTMNMVKVPECRLADELGGLWENSRFTDCCLCVAGQEFKGHKAILAARSPVFSAMFEHEMEESKKNRVEINDVEPEVFKEMMCFIYTGKAPNLDKMADDLLAAADKYALERLKVMCEDALCSNLSVENAAEILILADLHSADQLKTQAVDFINYHASDVMETSGWKSMVVSHPHLVAEAYRSLASAQCPFLGPPRKRLKQS from the exons ATCAAGGTGGTGAAGTTCTCCTACATGTGGACCATCAACAACTTCAGCTTCTGCCGGGAGGAGATGGGGGAGGTCATCAAGAGCTCGACCTTTTCCTCTGGAGCCAACGACAAACTCAAGTG GTGTTTGCGTGTGAACCCCAAGGGCCTGGACGAGGAAAGCAAGGATTACCTGTCCCTGTACCTGCTGCTGGTGAGCTGCCCCAAAAGCGAGGTCAGGGCCAAGTTCAAGTTCTCCATCCTCAACGCCAAGGGAGAGGAGACCAAGGCCATGG AGAGCCAGCGCGCCTATCGCTTCGTGCAAGGCAAGGACTGGGGCTTCAAGAAGTTCATCAGGAGAGATTTCCTGCTGGATGAGGCCAACGGGCTCCTGCCGGATGACAAGCTCACGCTGTTCTGTGAG GTGAGCGTGGTGCAGGACTCGGTGAACATCTCGGGCCAGAACACCATGAACATGGTGAAGGTGCCCGAGTGCCGCCTGGCCGACGAGCTGGGCGGGCTCTGGGAGAACTCGCGCTTCACCGACTGCTGCCTCTGCGTGGCCGGCCAGGAGTTCAAGGGCCACAAGGCCATCCTGGCAG cgCGGTCCCCAGTGTTCAGCGCCATGTTCGAGCACGAGATGGAGGAGAGCAAAAAG AACCGCGTGGAGATCAACGATGTGGAGCCCGAGGTGTTCAAGGAGAtgatgtgttttatttacaCTGGGAAGGCCCCAAACCTGGACAAGATGGCTGAtgacctgctggcagctgctgacaAG TATGCCCTGGAGAGGCTGAAGGTGATGTGTGAGGATGCTCTGTGCAGTAACCTGTCCGTGGAGAACGCGGCCGAGATCCTGATCCTGGCTGACCTGCACAGCGCGGACCAGCTCAAAACCCAGGCCGTGGACTTCATTAATTA CCACGCCTCGGACGTGATGGAGACGTCGGGCTGGAAGTCCATGGTGGTGTCCCACCCACACCTGGTGGCCGAGGCCTATCGCTCGCTGGCCTCGGCGCAGTGCCCGTTCCTGGGCCCGCCCCGCAAGCGGCTGAAGCAATCCTAA